The genomic segment gggccagaggaggccccggagatgctgggagggctggagcccctctgctgggaggacgggctgagagagctgggggggttcagcctggagaagagaaggctccggggagaccttccagcccctgccagtccctaaaggggctccaggaaagctggggagggactctggagcagggaggggagcaaagcaataggatgaggggggatggttttaaactggaaggggagattgagatgagatgtgaggcagaaattgtttgctgtgaggggggtgagcccctggcccaggttgcccagagaagctgtggctgccccatccctggaggggttcaaggccaggttggccggggcttggagcaacctgggctggtgggaggtgtccctgcccagggcagggggtgccactgggtgggctttagggtcccttccaacccaaaccagtctgtgactcCTTCTATGGCACTCGGGGAAGCGGCGAGGCCCAGGGGTGGTTGTCCCCACCACCCTGCCCCGCGTTGTGCCCCGGCTGCCCCAGGGAGTCACGGCTCGGCTCTGGGTTTGCAGGACGGTCCGTGCCCTCGGCACACGGGAAGCAGAGGGACACACGGACCGGCATTCGGACAACCCACAACCAGAGCAGGGTGACCGGGCCCAAGGACGCTGCCGCGGGCGCCGAGAGGCTGCAGGCAGTGAGACACCGTAGGTAGCACGTGAATTCATATATAGTAAAAAGTCTTTATTAAGAAGGCTTTGAAGtcaaaaaataaaactcttgATACAATTTTCATAACCGTCAAGTCAGCTCAGCAAATATATAATCAGTACTTTAGCCATGTAAGGTTAAAGGTccgttattttctttttaaaataaaatatattttagtttttaaaatttattcaatAAAGTACATATTTTCCTATAAATTCCCTACATATACATAaagaggtaaaaaataaaaaaataaaactaaaaaaaaaaaaacaaaacaaaaccaaaacccaacaaaaccaaccacaaaataaaaaggagatagaaatctgtctgttttttttgCGACGTGGCGTGTTAACTGTGCCCCCTCCGTCCCACgggcgccccccgcccggcccggcccctccagCCACGACCCCCGACCTCTCATCCCGCATCTCTGGGCAGTTTTCACATTGGCAAAGTAGAAGATAAACCTgcgttacaaaaaaaaaaaaaataaaaatatatatatatatttatagaacCGTCAGGAATCATCCAAAAAAATAACTACATACAAAAAgaacgacaacaacaaaaaaaattataataataatagaatgattttaaaaaaataaaagacaacccTTGCGTGTCCTAAAATAAAAAGTGCAACCggaccttttctttctgtttatttaacTTTGCAAACTGAATACTGTTATTTGGGAAGGACTGGTTGAAGAACAGCTGGGCTTCCTCCCCCCAGCCGCCGGGTGAAGAGTTAAAGCTATTCTGTAAACATCGGagtttcctcctctctgcagtTTCACCCCCCTCTTCCTCGTTTGTCTTCATCggccccttctcccccacccctcccgaCCCCCTGGCTTTcggccacccccccacccctccatctccagccagcaagcagcagcctctccttcccccccccaccccctgcgcCCATCGGATCCGTTATTAAATTAAAAGTTTgatttaaacagttttaaagtcCTTAAAAagcatggtggggagggggggcggaggggagggctggCCTCCCCAGTGAGCCGGACCCGGCTAGGAGAAGATGTGGATGGCTTGCGTGGCGGGAGTGTGGCAAGCGGGACACTCGGGCTCGGCTTTGCCGCAGATGCGCATGGCGCACTCCATGCAGAAGAGGTTGTGGCCGCAGGGCACCAAGGCGGCGATCACCTCGCTCTCGAAGCACACCATGCACTCGCGGGAGCTCTTGCGGTGCCCGTCAGAGCTGCTGGAGTCGGTGGGCGAGCCCGAGGTGGCGGAGACGCTgccgggcagggaggaggaggaggagtagccGGTGCTgttggagaaggaggagagcGAGCCTTGGGTGGGCAGCCAGGACAAGGTGCTGACGGGGTCGCTCTGGATGCGGCGCGCTAAAGGGTGGTCCAGGGCCACGCCGCCGCTCTCGGGGAGGGTGGGCGAGTGACGCGGCGTGGCTGCGCCGCTGTTGCGTCTCTGCGAGCCGCTGATggaggagcagctgctgaaggcCTGCAAGGGGTTGCCCGAGCGCTCGAAGGGCGACCagatggtggtgggggtggtgaggTCGAGGGCCAAGAAGTCGAAGCCGAAGTCGCACTCCTCTGagcccagcggggccgggggctcgcTGAAGGTGAAGCCGCTGCTGGTGCTGtaggggctggtggggctggcgTCCGCCACCCGCCCGCTGTAGTAGGACTCGGTGGAGGTGCTGCCCAGCGAGCTGAGGCTGTCGTTGCGcagggcggtggcggggcggcgggcagggtggggggctTTGGCCCACAGGCTGGCCGTGCTGCCCTGCAGGTCCAGGCAGACGTCGGTGCCGTTGGAGTGGAAGTCGTTGTCGGCGTTGACGTCAATGAAGGAGCCTGTCCGCATGGTGATGTGCGCCTCGATCTCCTCCCGAGCCCGGTCCACGTTCTCCGGCATGCCCGTCACCTCGAAGACGGGCTCCTTGTCTCGGCTGGGGGTCACGATGTAGGTGTGCGTCTGCTGCTGGATCCTCTTGATGGTGGCTCCCTTGggccccaccaccagccccaccacACGGTAGGGGACCCTCACCTGGATGGTGGTCTGTCCCGGCAGGTTGGGGGGTCCCTGCATGGCTCCCGTCAGCCCGTTGGCTTTGTTGCGCGTCGCCCGGATCATGGAGAAGTGCTCGGCGGCCGAGAGGATCTCCCTTTTCGCCATCTCCACGTCCTCCTTCCTCCCAGTCACGATGAAAACGGGCTCCTCGCCCCTCACCGGCGTCTTGATGTACGTGTTGGTCTTGGCACGGAGGGCTTTGATTTTGCAGCCTGAAgagcaaggagagagaaaaaaatgacacgTCAAAGCCGAGACCTCGCGGGGACACCCTGCCCCCCAGGACAGGGAGACGCAGGACCAGCAGGTCCC from the Rissa tridactyla isolate bRisTri1 chromosome 22, bRisTri1.patW.cur.20221130, whole genome shotgun sequence genome contains:
- the MEX3D gene encoding RNA-binding protein MEX3D, yielding MPGSIYQPEGGQPPRGPPRCLALLSPPPPPPPAGQDPPPPEPEREGPPPVQDEAAALRFALDQLSLLGLEEAGERGLRAAEAGGEEPEAAAGAAGPGGLQGRERGGSPPAAAASPPAPAAFGNFAPPLAPPAALLAEPLGGRKKSVNMTECVPVPSSEHVAEIVGRQGCKIKALRAKTNTYIKTPVRGEEPVFIVTGRKEDVEMAKREILSAAEHFSMIRATRNKANGLTGAMQGPPNLPGQTTIQVRVPYRVVGLVVGPKGATIKRIQQQTHTYIVTPSRDKEPVFEVTGMPENVDRAREEIEAHITMRTGSFIDVNADNDFHSNGTDVCLDLQGSTASLWAKAPHPARRPATALRNDSLSSLGSTSTESYYSGRVADASPTSPYSTSSGFTFSEPPAPLGSEECDFGFDFLALDLTTPTTIWSPFERSGNPLQAFSSCSSISGSQRRNSGAATPRHSPTLPESGGVALDHPLARRIQSDPVSTLSWLPTQGSLSSFSNSTGYSSSSSLPGSVSATSGSPTDSSSSDGHRKSSRECMVCFESEVIAALVPCGHNLFCMECAMRICGKAEPECPACHTPATQAIHIFS